The following are encoded together in the Kribbella voronezhensis genome:
- a CDS encoding alpha/beta hydrolase family protein, whose product MITAKEVQVDGRPALLTVPTDEPVRAGVVALHGSGNSSYRQVIFEHLANTLAPLGVAVLSFEREPWPRDDVDIPYDVQAAGAVAAYQVLKSYYDVPTGFWGVSQGTWIAALAAQRLPETAFMLLLGCSGVSPAEQMRHATIESVRRAGYDEAAVAGAVEIRDQVADLLRGKIDRAPVDELLRRQADQPWFDLAGIPVDLGDELPLWHEIDFASEPLYATVTCPVLLIHGEDEANLPVPETLEVWRRAAAASGNTQIESVRIPGVGHWPGSPDRSLEGISADYTAILRDWTSRFLTR is encoded by the coding sequence GTGATCACCGCCAAGGAAGTCCAGGTCGACGGCCGTCCCGCGCTGCTGACAGTCCCCACCGACGAGCCCGTCCGAGCCGGGGTCGTCGCGCTGCACGGGTCCGGCAACTCGTCGTACCGGCAGGTGATCTTCGAGCATCTCGCCAACACGCTCGCACCGCTCGGGGTTGCCGTCCTCAGCTTCGAACGGGAACCCTGGCCGCGCGACGACGTCGACATCCCGTACGACGTCCAAGCGGCGGGCGCGGTCGCGGCGTACCAGGTGCTCAAGTCGTACTACGACGTGCCGACCGGCTTCTGGGGAGTGAGCCAGGGAACGTGGATCGCGGCGCTGGCGGCCCAACGGCTGCCGGAAACCGCGTTCATGCTGCTGCTCGGCTGCTCCGGAGTCAGCCCGGCCGAGCAGATGCGGCACGCCACGATCGAGTCCGTCCGGCGGGCCGGGTACGACGAGGCCGCGGTCGCCGGAGCCGTGGAGATCCGCGACCAGGTGGCGGACCTGCTGCGCGGCAAGATCGATCGCGCGCCGGTGGACGAGCTGCTGCGGCGGCAGGCGGACCAGCCGTGGTTCGACCTGGCCGGCATCCCCGTGGACCTGGGCGACGAGCTGCCGCTGTGGCACGAGATCGACTTCGCCTCCGAGCCCCTCTATGCGACGGTCACCTGCCCCGTGCTGCTGATCCACGGTGAAGACGAGGCGAACCTGCCCGTCCCCGAGACGCTGGAAGTCTGGCGCCGGGCCGCGGCGGCGTCGGGCAACACCCAGATCGAGAGCGTCCGCATCCCCGGGGTCGGGCACTGGCCGGGGTCACCCGATCGCTCGCTGGAAGGGATCAGCGCCGACTACACGGCGATCCTGCGCGACTGGACCTCGAGATTCCTTACTCGTTGA
- a CDS encoding MerR family transcriptional regulator translates to MTDELLTISTFARRVGLTPSALRFYDDCGLLRPAEVDDQNGYRYYSPEQEQRAVLLRDLREIDLPLADVRVVLDEEPAQGAAVVRAHLRTVEGRADTARRAGARILAMLPAVPYECAVTLGGAELASAIRQVSAAAAPTDEIPALACVLVELGEDEVTLVASDRYRLSVRKLQSLGFRGNARSLLVKATELVELGRWAAAAEKVTIEAGPGGSASVRTAEESREVGVVEDDFPAYQGILDGLATPVCRVVVDRLRLLELLTGEIVALDIKPGRLTVGEVGENGAAIAPSTGELEVVGVGEVRVGFTAAVLAAALSVSVGPDVLLEISEPATPVVVRSADQGTFTTLVMPARLDG, encoded by the coding sequence ATGACAGACGAGCTGCTGACCATCAGTACCTTCGCGCGGCGGGTCGGGCTGACGCCGAGCGCCCTGCGGTTCTACGACGACTGCGGACTGCTTCGCCCGGCCGAGGTGGACGACCAGAACGGCTACCGGTACTACTCACCGGAGCAGGAGCAGCGCGCTGTGTTGCTGCGGGATCTGCGAGAGATCGACCTGCCACTGGCCGACGTACGCGTCGTCCTGGACGAGGAGCCTGCGCAGGGGGCAGCCGTGGTGCGGGCGCATCTGCGGACGGTCGAGGGTCGCGCGGACACGGCTCGGCGGGCGGGCGCGCGGATCCTGGCGATGCTGCCGGCGGTGCCGTACGAATGCGCGGTGACGTTGGGCGGAGCGGAGCTGGCCAGTGCGATCCGGCAGGTTTCCGCGGCCGCGGCACCGACCGATGAGATTCCGGCGCTGGCCTGCGTACTGGTCGAACTCGGTGAGGACGAGGTCACGCTGGTCGCCAGCGACCGGTACCGGTTGTCGGTGCGCAAGCTGCAGTCGCTCGGCTTCCGGGGCAACGCCCGCAGCCTGCTGGTGAAGGCGACGGAGCTGGTCGAGCTGGGGCGTTGGGCGGCCGCGGCGGAGAAGGTGACGATCGAGGCGGGCCCTGGCGGGTCGGCAAGCGTGCGGACCGCTGAAGAGTCGCGGGAGGTCGGGGTGGTCGAGGACGACTTCCCGGCGTACCAGGGGATTCTGGACGGGCTGGCGACGCCGGTCTGCCGGGTGGTGGTGGACCGGCTGCGGCTGCTCGAGCTGCTGACCGGCGAGATCGTTGCCCTGGACATCAAACCCGGCCGGTTGACGGTGGGTGAGGTCGGCGAGAACGGTGCAGCCATCGCGCCGAGCACGGGTGAGCTCGAGGTGGTCGGGGTCGGAGAGGTGCGGGTCGGGTTCACGGCGGCAGTCTTGGCGGCCGCGCTGAGTGTGAGCGTCGGACCGGACGTCCTGCTGGAGATCTCCGAGCCGGCCACTCCCGTCGTCGTCCGCTCAGCTGACCAGGGCACCTTCACCACCTTGGTCATGCCTGCTCGTCTCGACGGGTGA
- a CDS encoding AAA family ATPase, with translation MSRLFVVTGAPGAGKSTVVPELLRLRRSTSVGEGQLVVMDMDELLDAEGRVLGVDIATSAAAANWPAYNALWLRITELVRRSGTPMLLLTPGVPRQLPEGRWLHLDCPDAVRRQRLAARGWSEEQIAEALADAAEIRKLVPRSVAGDGTPEESARKILAWVNE, from the coding sequence GTGTCGAGGTTGTTCGTGGTGACCGGAGCGCCCGGCGCGGGCAAGTCGACCGTCGTGCCCGAATTGCTGCGGCTGCGCCGGTCCACGTCCGTCGGCGAGGGCCAGCTGGTCGTGATGGACATGGACGAGCTGCTGGATGCCGAGGGCCGGGTGCTCGGCGTCGACATCGCCACCTCGGCCGCGGCGGCCAACTGGCCGGCGTACAACGCGCTCTGGTTGCGGATCACCGAACTGGTCCGGCGGTCCGGCACTCCCATGCTGCTGTTGACACCGGGCGTCCCGCGCCAGCTGCCCGAGGGCCGCTGGCTGCATTTGGACTGCCCGGACGCCGTACGCCGGCAGCGACTCGCTGCGCGCGGGTGGTCCGAGGAGCAGATCGCCGAGGCGCTCGCCGACGCCGCCGAGATCCGCAAGCTGGTCCCCCGCTCGGTCGCCGGCGACGGTACGCCGGAGGAATCGGCTCGCAAGATCCTTGCCTGGGTCAACGAGTAA
- a CDS encoding MFS transporter: MTRGYYGWLAGASLSAFGDTALFFALGWAASGIGPHAAGLVLTAYTLPRAVLLILGGVLGDRHGPRQVLLASHCLLAVLTFALAYATHLTGTTVALLLATAAIIGTVDAFALPAAGSFPRLFAGDDELPRAMALKTSTQQLVTLVAGPAGGALVAFAGLVGALVVDGFTFAVAFAVLLAIRPPNQPPEPQAQRSVLAEAMDGLRLAWSDRVLRALLLTVALAGASVLPVTSLCVPLLARAHHWAPSQAGVIVGATVAGGLAVALLVARVGTYVSLGAGAAAGCLVAAAGLCGLAVAPSVPLAVGSAVVQGVGVGLFGAHLSPLFVASTPRSHLSRLQSVLVLMQTLPLIVSNNLLGAVAGVSPRLAVLLCAAGLAGAGACSATLRTARTAVI; the protein is encoded by the coding sequence GTGACGCGCGGCTACTACGGCTGGCTCGCAGGCGCGTCGCTCTCGGCCTTTGGCGACACCGCGTTGTTCTTCGCACTGGGCTGGGCGGCGTCGGGCATCGGCCCGCACGCCGCCGGCCTGGTGCTGACCGCGTACACCTTGCCGCGCGCAGTCCTGCTGATCCTCGGCGGTGTCCTCGGTGACCGCCACGGCCCTCGCCAAGTGCTATTGGCCAGCCACTGCCTGCTCGCCGTACTGACTTTCGCCCTTGCCTACGCGACCCACCTCACCGGTACTACGGTGGCGCTGCTCCTGGCGACTGCAGCGATCATCGGCACTGTAGACGCCTTCGCGCTCCCAGCAGCCGGTTCGTTCCCACGTCTCTTCGCCGGTGACGACGAACTGCCCCGAGCGATGGCGCTGAAAACGTCCACCCAGCAGTTGGTCACCCTAGTCGCAGGACCGGCAGGCGGTGCGTTGGTCGCCTTCGCCGGCCTGGTGGGCGCGCTGGTCGTCGACGGCTTCACCTTCGCGGTCGCTTTCGCCGTACTGCTGGCGATCCGCCCGCCCAACCAACCTCCCGAACCACAGGCTCAGCGGTCGGTGCTGGCGGAGGCCATGGACGGGCTGCGGCTCGCCTGGTCGGACCGCGTACTACGGGCGCTCTTGCTGACCGTTGCGCTCGCCGGCGCCTCGGTGCTGCCAGTGACTTCGTTGTGCGTGCCGCTATTGGCGCGCGCTCACCACTGGGCCCCTTCGCAAGCCGGCGTCATCGTCGGAGCAACAGTGGCGGGCGGCTTGGCGGTTGCCTTACTGGTAGCCCGAGTCGGCACGTACGTCTCGCTGGGCGCGGGTGCCGCTGCTGGATGCTTGGTTGCCGCCGCGGGGCTCTGTGGGCTGGCTGTGGCGCCTTCGGTGCCGTTGGCGGTCGGGTCCGCGGTGGTGCAAGGCGTGGGAGTCGGACTCTTCGGTGCTCATCTGTCGCCGTTGTTCGTGGCGAGTACGCCGCGCTCGCACCTGAGTCGCCTGCAGTCGGTGCTGGTGCTGATGCAGACGCTTCCGCTGATCGTGTCCAACAACTTGCTCGGGGCGGTTGCAGGGGTCAGCCCGCGGCTCGCAGTACTGCTGTGTGCGGCTGGGCTGGCCGGAGCAGGGGCCTGTTCGGCCACGCTGCGAACTGCTCGGACTGCCGTGATCTGA
- a CDS encoding anhydro-N-acetylmuramic acid kinase, translating to MRVIGLMSGTSYDAIDAAAADLRLEGDTIVLTPLGLLSRPYPDHLRRELAGSLPPATTSLEQVCRLDTGIGQAFAAAAGQAVEQLCGGHADLIVSHGQTVFHWVDGDQVRGTLQLGQPAWIAEATGSTVVSDLRSRDVAAGGQGAPLVSIIDVLWLRGRPGTPVALNLGGIANITVIRDEPIAFDTGPANALADAVVQELTGGRASFDADGVMAGRGTIHPELFERLLVEPYYGRPAPKSTGKELFHLGYLAHAMDGLPEIAPDDLVATVTALTARTVADAVHAYGGTEVIAAGGGIRNPALMHRLAEELGDGVPLRSTDELGLPSVAKEAYAFAVLGFLTVNGLGGTVPSCTGARHASLLGSITPGVGPMPLQSPPAVAPVKLRLN from the coding sequence ATGCGCGTCATCGGATTGATGTCGGGGACGTCGTACGACGCGATCGACGCGGCAGCAGCAGATCTCCGGTTGGAGGGCGACACGATCGTCCTCACCCCATTGGGTTTGCTGAGCCGGCCCTATCCGGACCACCTGCGCCGGGAGCTGGCGGGGTCGTTGCCGCCAGCAACCACGTCACTGGAGCAGGTCTGCCGGCTGGACACCGGCATTGGACAGGCCTTCGCCGCGGCGGCCGGACAAGCGGTCGAGCAACTCTGCGGCGGTCACGCCGATCTGATCGTCTCCCACGGCCAGACCGTCTTCCACTGGGTCGACGGCGACCAGGTCCGCGGCACGCTCCAACTCGGCCAGCCGGCCTGGATCGCCGAAGCGACGGGCAGCACCGTCGTCTCGGACCTGCGCTCGCGAGACGTCGCGGCCGGTGGCCAGGGCGCACCGCTGGTCAGCATCATCGACGTCCTCTGGCTGCGCGGGCGCCCCGGGACGCCGGTCGCGCTCAACCTCGGCGGGATCGCCAACATCACCGTGATCCGCGACGAGCCGATCGCCTTCGACACCGGGCCGGCCAACGCGCTCGCCGACGCTGTCGTCCAGGAACTCACGGGCGGCCGGGCGAGCTTCGACGCGGACGGAGTCATGGCCGGCCGCGGCACTATCCACCCCGAGTTGTTCGAGCGACTCCTGGTCGAGCCGTACTACGGCCGGCCGGCACCCAAGAGCACCGGCAAGGAGCTGTTCCATCTCGGCTACCTGGCGCACGCGATGGACGGCCTGCCCGAGATCGCGCCGGACGATCTGGTCGCCACCGTGACCGCGTTGACCGCCCGGACCGTCGCCGATGCGGTGCACGCGTACGGCGGGACGGAGGTGATCGCAGCCGGTGGTGGGATCCGCAATCCGGCCCTGATGCACCGGCTCGCGGAGGAGTTGGGTGACGGCGTTCCACTCCGAAGTACGGACGAACTCGGGTTGCCTTCGGTCGCCAAGGAGGCGTACGCGTTCGCAGTACTGGGGTTTCTGACGGTGAACGGGCTGGGCGGGACCGTGCCGAGTTGCACGGGCGCGCGGCACGCGAGTTTGCTCGGGTCGATCACGCCCGGTGTGGGCCCGATGCCGCTGCAGTCGCCGCCCGCGGTGGCACCGGTGAAGTTGCGATTGAACTGA
- a CDS encoding TetR/AcrR family transcriptional regulator, with translation MARPRLISDDAILDATRQVLAELGPAKLTLAAVGARVGLAPPTLMQRFGSKRGLLLASAARSPHVVLRAVQEAEARNTSPLAALRDFALSSVAHIKHREELGNGLGFVQLDVADPEFRNHALAHSAAIVDSSTRLLAAAQQAGELKPDVDVPALARLTLVCFNGALQVWAVNGWGSLTDFLRDQLDLLLSPYLPESPRS, from the coding sequence GTGGCCAGACCCCGTCTGATCAGTGACGACGCGATCCTGGACGCGACCCGCCAGGTGCTGGCCGAGCTCGGCCCCGCCAAGCTCACCCTCGCGGCCGTCGGCGCGCGCGTCGGGCTCGCTCCACCGACCCTGATGCAGCGGTTCGGGTCCAAGCGCGGGCTCCTGCTGGCCTCGGCGGCGCGGTCGCCCCACGTGGTCCTGCGCGCGGTCCAGGAGGCCGAGGCCCGGAACACCTCACCACTGGCGGCTTTGCGCGACTTCGCCCTGTCCAGCGTTGCCCACATCAAGCATCGCGAGGAGCTCGGCAACGGACTCGGCTTCGTCCAGCTGGATGTCGCCGATCCCGAGTTCCGCAACCACGCCCTCGCACACTCGGCCGCGATCGTCGACAGCTCGACCCGGTTGCTGGCAGCCGCTCAGCAGGCGGGCGAGCTCAAGCCCGACGTGGACGTGCCGGCCCTGGCGCGGCTGACCCTGGTCTGTTTCAACGGCGCCCTGCAGGTCTGGGCCGTGAACGGCTGGGGCAGCCTCACCGACTTCCTGCGGGACCAGCTGGATCTGCTGCTCTCGCCATATCTACCGGAGTCGCCGCGATCCTGA